One Mesotoga sp. Brook.08.105.5.1 genomic region harbors:
- a CDS encoding sigma-70 family RNA polymerase sigma factor, whose product MDEKKLLDGLKKKKVWAYEVLYDDYAPRLGSVIKSYLGYDDVEDVIQEVFIKVFKNVKKFRGDAKLSTWLYRIAVNVCKDTLAKRKRNNEFLTDFVESEDKVTFEPPATTNVFGEVMDEISFEELMLVVGKLSEDDRLLIKLRDIDDLSYEEIADILEKPVGTVKSRLHYARKRLKEMLEEVGYIG is encoded by the coding sequence TTGGACGAAAAGAAGCTACTAGACGGACTGAAGAAGAAGAAAGTTTGGGCATACGAAGTCTTGTATGATGACTACGCCCCGAGATTGGGTAGTGTTATCAAATCGTATCTTGGATATGATGATGTAGAAGATGTTATCCAGGAAGTCTTTATAAAAGTCTTCAAGAACGTCAAGAAGTTCCGTGGAGACGCCAAACTATCGACTTGGTTATACAGGATTGCGGTGAATGTTTGCAAAGACACATTGGCCAAGAGAAAACGGAACAACGAGTTCTTGACTGATTTCGTAGAGAGCGAAGACAAAGTAACATTTGAGCCGCCGGCAACTACGAACGTTTTTGGGGAAGTTATGGATGAGATTTCTTTTGAAGAACTCATGTTAGTGGTTGGCAAGCTTTCCGAAGATGATCGTTTGCTGATTAAGTTGAGAGACATAGATGACCTGTCGTACGAGGAGATCGCCGATATACTTGAAAAGCCGGTCGGAACGGTGAAAAGCAGGTTACACTATGCAAGAAAGCGACTCAAGGAGATGCTCGAGGAGGTAGGTTACATTGGATGA